Genomic DNA from Deltaproteobacteria bacterium:
CTCCCTATACCCAGGATGGAGCCGGTCAATATCCCCGGGAGGGCCTGGGGTAACACTACCCTATAGATGGTCTGCCATCGGGTGGCCCCGAGAGCGAAGGAGGCCTCACGAAAGGTCTGGGGGACGGCCAGAATGGCCTCCTCCGAGGCCCTGATGATGGTGGGAAGGATCATAAAGGCAAGGGTCAGGGAACCCGAGAGGACGCTTACTCCAAAACCGAGGTATATCACGAAGAAGGCAAGGCCGAAGAGGCCGAAGACCACCGAGGGGACCCCGGCCAAGTTGTTTATCCCCAGCCTGATCACCCTGATCACCTTCCCCTGCCGTGTGTATTCGGTAAGATAGATGGCAGCGAGGACCCCTAGAGGGAGTGCCCAGATGATGGCCCCCAAGACCAGATAAAAGGTACCCACCAAGGCGGGGAATATCCCCCCTTCGGTCATCCCCTCTCTGGGGGGTTCGGTGAGGAACTCCCAGGACAGGACGGAGAGGCCATTCTTGCCGAGGAACCAGATGATTAAACCCAGGGCAGCGACTATGATAACTAGGGCCAATCTCAAACCCCAAAAGGCGATCAATTCTC
This window encodes:
- the pstA gene encoding phosphate ABC transporter permease PstA produces the protein MKRGRMRELIAFWGLRLALVIIVAALGLIIWFLGKNGLSVLSWEFLTEPPREGMTEGGIFPALVGTFYLVLGAIIWALPLGVLAAIYLTEYTRQGKVIRVIRLGINNLAGVPSVVFGLFGLAFFVIYLGFGVSVLSGSLTLAFMILPTIIRASEEAILAVPQTFREASFALGATRWQTIYRVVLPQALPGILTGSILGIGRAAGETAPIIFTAATFYTPHLPRSIFDPVMALPFHLYVLATEGTHLEKTLPIQYGTALVLLGLVLGINLVAIVWRARLRRKKKW